From a single Vallitalea longa genomic region:
- a CDS encoding [Fe-Fe] hydrogenase large subunit C-terminal domain-containing protein gives MKIMDFLPANCKNCYKCVRNCHVKAIKIVDDQAQIMEDHCIGCGQCFVVCPQNARNIKSDLNKIKNSMQSTKKMIVTLAPSYSGIYKKPKKLIAALRALGFEIIEETAIGAEIVSDLYKEYMDNHNDKKNLITSCCPSVNLLIQRYYPELLPYLLPVVSPMIAHSILLKEKYGQNSFITFVGPCISKRCEAFGYQETGDIDAILSFEELDTWLAEEGIKLNDLEDAYLDSSASSYGQRYPLEGGILKGIEDDITANGYRSVSVSGIEDCKDLFETLTTDNIENLFIEANICANGCINGPAVSKDSENVYIRQLHVDDYLEDKESEDYTLNNRRVYNRVFTNKKVTKKIATEEEITEILKSIGKYDKSDELNCGACGYNTCREKAQAVFEGMSQPEMCIPYMRSKAEKLSNLIFESTPNIILLLDENLNIIDVNPACESAFLINSNLSKGNALSTYLDDSDFRQVMETKQNIVNKRVHFKNYNITVNETILFLPKQNLIMAILYDVSKLEKKNKELIHLKKNTLEAADNVIVKQMRVAQEIASLLGETTAETKITLMKLQQVVLGEEGVTK, from the coding sequence ATGAAAATAATGGATTTTTTACCTGCTAACTGTAAAAATTGTTATAAATGTGTAAGAAACTGCCATGTAAAAGCAATTAAAATAGTTGATGATCAAGCCCAAATTATGGAAGATCATTGTATTGGATGTGGACAATGTTTTGTAGTCTGTCCCCAGAACGCTAGAAATATAAAAAGTGATTTAAACAAAATAAAAAATTCTATGCAAAGCACTAAGAAAATGATTGTTACACTAGCACCCTCTTATAGCGGTATATATAAAAAACCAAAGAAACTAATAGCTGCTCTACGTGCACTTGGTTTCGAAATTATTGAGGAAACTGCCATAGGCGCAGAAATAGTTAGTGATCTCTATAAAGAATATATGGATAACCACAATGACAAAAAAAATCTTATTACTTCTTGTTGTCCTTCAGTTAATTTACTAATTCAACGATATTACCCTGAATTATTACCTTATCTGCTACCTGTGGTTTCTCCTATGATAGCTCACAGTATACTACTGAAAGAAAAATATGGACAGAACTCATTTATAACATTTGTTGGTCCATGTATTTCCAAAAGATGTGAAGCTTTTGGATATCAAGAAACAGGTGATATAGATGCTATACTTTCTTTTGAGGAATTAGATACTTGGTTAGCAGAAGAAGGCATAAAACTTAATGATCTGGAAGATGCATATTTAGATTCATCCGCTTCGTCTTATGGACAAAGATACCCCTTAGAAGGCGGTATTTTAAAAGGTATTGAAGATGACATTACAGCCAATGGATATCGTTCTGTAAGTGTTTCAGGTATTGAAGACTGTAAAGACTTATTTGAAACTTTAACTACCGATAATATAGAAAATCTATTTATTGAAGCAAATATATGTGCTAATGGCTGTATTAACGGTCCTGCCGTAAGTAAGGACAGTGAAAATGTATATATAAGACAACTTCATGTTGATGATTATTTAGAAGATAAAGAATCTGAAGATTATACATTAAATAATAGAAGAGTATATAACAGAGTTTTCACTAATAAAAAAGTTACTAAAAAAATAGCTACAGAAGAAGAAATCACTGAAATATTAAAATCCATTGGGAAATACGATAAATCAGATGAACTTAATTGTGGTGCTTGTGGATACAATACATGTCGTGAAAAAGCTCAAGCTGTTTTCGAAGGTATGTCCCAACCTGAAATGTGTATACCTTATATGAGAAGCAAAGCAGAAAAACTCTCTAATTTAATATTTGAAAGCACACCTAATATCATCTTGTTGCTAGATGAAAACCTTAATATTATTGATGTGAATCCAGCTTGCGAAAGCGCATTTTTGATTAATTCAAATTTATCAAAAGGTAATGCTCTATCCACATATTTAGATGATAGCGATTTCAGACAAGTAATGGAAACGAAACAAAATATCGTTAACAAAAGAGTCCATTTCAAAAATTATAATATAACTGTAAATGAAACCATATTATTTCTACCTAAACAGAATTTAATAATGGCTATACTATATGACGTTTCAAAATTGGAAAAGAAAAACAAAGAGCTTATTCATCTTAAGAAAAACACTTTAGAAGCTGCTGATAATGTAATTGTAAAACAAATGCGTGTTGCTCAGGAAATAGCTAGTCTTTTAGGTGAAACCACCGCTGAAACAAAAATCACTTTAATGAAATTACAACAAGTCGTTTTAGGCGAGGAAGGTGTTACTAAGTGA
- a CDS encoding Fur family transcriptional regulator, translating to MENKILMIEKLLNEKDIKLTSRRRAVLEVFLNQKDHVRVEDIYDLLKHTGIGFATVYRTVELLTKANIINEIMIDKVNYYELRAFSEKCMHIHFKCKKCKRVFDCNDPKLGVDIIKLRNYTEELYGVHVDKLTFVMQGVCNECKDKEE from the coding sequence ATGGAAAATAAGATATTGATGATAGAAAAATTATTAAACGAAAAAGATATAAAACTAACCTCTAGAAGAAGAGCGGTTCTAGAAGTCTTTTTGAACCAAAAAGATCATGTTAGAGTAGAGGATATATATGATTTACTAAAACATACTGGTATTGGTTTTGCAACAGTATATAGAACTGTAGAATTGTTGACTAAAGCAAATATAATTAATGAAATAATGATTGATAAAGTTAATTATTATGAATTAAGGGCTTTTAGTGAGAAATGTATGCATATCCATTTTAAGTGTAAAAAATGTAAGAGAGTATTTGATTGCAATGATCCTAAGCTTGGGGTTGATATTATTAAACTGAGAAATTATACTGAAGAACTATATGGTGTGCATGTTGATAAGTTAACATTTGTAATGCAGGGTGTATGTAATGAATGTAAAGATAAAGAAGAGTAG
- a CDS encoding NifB/NifX family molybdenum-iron cluster-binding protein → MKIAIAKEGNAVSGHFGYCEGFQVYDVENNEIKGDSFLPNPGHRPGFLPKFLGEKNVNVIIAGGMGSTAQQLFGENNIEVVVGASGQIGDVIKTYVDGKLSSTGSVCHDHSYHDQECED, encoded by the coding sequence ATGAAGATAGCTATAGCAAAAGAAGGTAATGCAGTGTCAGGACATTTTGGATATTGTGAAGGTTTCCAAGTGTATGACGTAGAAAATAATGAGATCAAGGGTGATTCATTTTTACCTAATCCAGGTCATCGTCCAGGATTCTTACCTAAGTTTCTTGGAGAAAAAAATGTTAATGTTATAATAGCTGGAGGAATGGGTTCAACAGCTCAACAACTTTTTGGAGAAAATAATATAGAAGTAGTTGTTGGAGCTTCAGGTCAAATTGGCGATGTTATCAAAACATATGTAGATGGTAAGCTTAGTTCTACAGGTAGTGTTTGTCATGACCATTCATATCATGATCAAGAATGTGAAGATTAA
- a CDS encoding 4Fe-4S dicluster domain-containing protein, producing the protein MRKFENNVQLLKYKVLKEVASSALNNSLEKDILDIPNRIIPGPKPDTRCCIYKERAIITERVKLALGGTPDNTNTIQVLDIACDSCPIQKYSVTEACRGCIAHKCKEACPFDAIEFSGQKAHIDTDKCKECGRCAKACPYNAIIEVQRPCVKACKADAISIDPDTKKASINYDNCISCGACVYQCPFGAIMDRSSIVDVIRLIQESNNNQNYKVYAMIAPAISSQFTYAKIEQVITGIKKLGFHNVVEVALGADIIAYYESTQVAQELEEKEWMTTSCCPAFVTYIKKNYPELIEHISTAVSPMIATSQLIKHTDKTAKTIFIGPCTAKKSEINEPDLKGEVDYVLTFEELQALFDAHGINVEECEEGILDNASYFGRIFARSGGVTDAIKHVVETNNLDVDIKPIICDGLTECSKNLKLAKFNRLQGNFLEGMACEGGCICGPTSLSHGAKDKKEVDKYGKLAVETSVNDAIRIFNIDSLNLNREVKE; encoded by the coding sequence ATGAGAAAATTTGAAAACAATGTGCAATTGTTAAAATATAAAGTATTAAAAGAAGTAGCTTCATCTGCACTAAACAATTCATTAGAAAAAGATATACTAGATATACCAAATAGAATTATACCTGGTCCTAAGCCAGATACTAGATGTTGTATATATAAAGAAAGAGCAATAATAACAGAGAGAGTCAAATTAGCTCTAGGTGGAACCCCTGATAATACTAATACAATTCAAGTATTGGATATCGCTTGTGACAGTTGTCCAATACAGAAATATTCTGTTACGGAAGCCTGTAGAGGATGTATTGCACATAAATGTAAGGAAGCCTGCCCATTTGATGCGATTGAATTTTCTGGACAAAAAGCTCATATAGATACCGATAAATGTAAAGAATGTGGTAGATGTGCTAAAGCATGTCCTTATAATGCCATCATTGAAGTTCAAAGACCATGTGTAAAAGCTTGCAAAGCAGATGCTATAAGCATTGATCCTGATACAAAAAAAGCTTCTATTAACTATGATAACTGCATAAGCTGTGGTGCTTGTGTATATCAATGTCCATTTGGAGCTATTATGGATAGATCTTCTATCGTAGACGTAATTAGACTGATTCAAGAATCTAACAATAACCAAAATTATAAAGTCTATGCTATGATTGCACCTGCTATATCAAGTCAGTTTACATATGCAAAAATTGAACAAGTGATAACCGGAATCAAAAAACTTGGATTTCATAATGTTGTTGAAGTGGCACTTGGAGCAGATATAATTGCATATTACGAAAGTACTCAAGTAGCACAAGAATTAGAAGAAAAGGAATGGATGACAACTTCTTGCTGTCCAGCTTTTGTTACTTATATCAAGAAAAATTATCCTGAACTTATTGAACATATATCTACTGCGGTATCCCCTATGATAGCTACCTCACAGCTAATTAAACATACTGACAAAACTGCCAAAACAATTTTTATAGGTCCTTGTACTGCTAAGAAATCAGAAATCAATGAACCGGACTTGAAAGGTGAAGTCGATTATGTTCTTACATTTGAAGAATTACAGGCATTGTTTGATGCTCATGGTATAAATGTTGAAGAATGTGAGGAAGGTATTCTTGACAATGCTTCATATTTTGGAAGGATATTCGCTAGATCAGGAGGCGTTACAGATGCCATTAAACATGTTGTTGAAACCAATAATCTAGACGTAGATATTAAGCCTATCATATGTGATGGACTTACAGAATGTTCTAAGAATCTAAAACTTGCGAAATTTAATCGTTTACAAGGTAATTTTCTTGAAGGTATGGCTTGCGAAGGTGGATGTATATGTGGTCCTACTTCACTGTCACATGGTGCTAAAGATAAAAAAGAAGTGGATAAATACGGTAAATTAGCTGTAGAAACTTCTGTTAATGACGCTATCAGAATCTTTAATATTGATTCACTTAACTTGAACAGAGAAGTCAAGGAATAA
- a CDS encoding SpoIIE family protein phosphatase: MKYFIDIFHNSINKYGEQLCGDKVEIIRTDNSVIAVLSDGLGSGVKANILATLTAKIAATMLKEGASITDTVDTIVNTLPECQVRKLAYSTFTIIKIEDSGEVYLAEYDNPPIFIYRNGKDLALNKRKLDINGKTILESNFKLMVGDNISVISDGAVHAGVGALLNLGWQWDNINDYLRDLSKVEKTSRNISGNFIGVCNNLYEDHPGDDTTIMNIRVREKENIDLFTGPPEDKDMDKWVINKFTKSTGKKVICGGTTANIAARELHKEINVDIDTMSKDVPPMAYMDGIDLVTEGVLTLKQTLELLRTYSKEDFTTKAAYLNDNNGASRLANFLINECTHVHFWVGKAVNPAHQNPNFPTSLNIKLKIVGELAHVLENIGKEVTITYV; the protein is encoded by the coding sequence GTGAAATATTTTATTGATATTTTTCATAATAGCATCAATAAATATGGAGAACAGCTCTGTGGAGATAAAGTAGAAATAATACGTACAGATAATAGTGTTATAGCTGTCCTATCTGACGGTTTAGGCAGTGGTGTAAAAGCTAATATATTAGCTACACTAACTGCCAAAATAGCAGCGACAATGTTAAAAGAAGGAGCAAGTATTACTGATACAGTTGACACTATCGTTAATACCCTTCCTGAGTGTCAAGTAAGGAAACTTGCATACTCTACCTTCACTATAATCAAAATTGAGGATTCCGGTGAAGTCTATTTAGCAGAGTATGACAACCCTCCTATATTTATATATCGTAATGGAAAAGATTTGGCACTCAATAAACGGAAACTAGATATTAATGGCAAAACCATTTTGGAAAGTAATTTTAAATTAATGGTTGGAGATAATATCTCAGTTATAAGTGATGGTGCAGTACACGCAGGTGTCGGAGCGCTTCTTAACCTTGGCTGGCAATGGGATAATATTAATGATTATCTACGTGATTTATCAAAAGTAGAAAAAACATCACGAAATATTAGTGGTAATTTTATTGGAGTCTGCAATAATCTTTACGAAGATCATCCAGGTGATGATACGACTATAATGAATATCAGGGTTCGAGAAAAAGAGAATATCGATTTATTTACAGGCCCTCCTGAAGATAAAGATATGGATAAATGGGTTATAAATAAATTCACAAAAAGTACTGGTAAGAAAGTGATCTGCGGTGGAACAACCGCAAACATAGCAGCTAGAGAATTACACAAAGAAATTAATGTTGACATAGATACGATGTCAAAGGATGTCCCTCCTATGGCTTATATGGATGGTATTGATCTAGTTACCGAGGGAGTTCTTACTCTAAAACAAACACTTGAACTACTCAGAACTTACTCGAAAGAAGATTTTACTACCAAGGCTGCTTACCTTAATGATAATAACGGAGCCAGCAGACTTGCCAACTTCTTAATAAATGAATGTACCCATGTACATTTCTGGGTAGGTAAAGCTGTTAATCCAGCTCATCAAAATCCTAATTTCCCTACTAGTCTTAACATCAAGCTTAAGATTGTAGGAGAACTAGCACATGTACTTGAAAATATAGGTAAAGAAGTAACTATAACCTATGTATAG
- a CDS encoding ATP-binding protein, translating into MQIAVLSGKGGTGKTTVSTNLAKLINVRYIDCDVEEPNGFIFLKPEGIKSQEVSIPVPYVDEDKCTHCKKCIDICQFNALVHTNKVILFEKLCHGCGACRAVCPTMAITEKDRPIGKIEVGYNGDMECLGGTLNVTEPMAGPIISKLKSMIDDKTTILDCSPGSSCNVVKPLLGVDYAVLVTEPTEFGLHDLKIAVELVRKMDIPFGVVINRLSQEDNTTSRYLKDENINIVGTIPFDRNIAVMYSKGELLINDDKYKKLFTDITHNIEEAIGCSL; encoded by the coding sequence ATGCAGATCGCAGTTCTAAGTGGCAAGGGCGGTACTGGTAAGACAACTGTATCCACTAATCTTGCTAAATTGATTAATGTAAGATATATTGATTGTGATGTTGAAGAACCTAATGGATTCATCTTTCTAAAACCAGAAGGTATTAAAAGTCAAGAAGTCAGCATTCCTGTTCCTTATGTTGATGAAGATAAATGTACACACTGTAAGAAATGTATAGATATATGTCAGTTCAATGCGCTAGTCCATACTAATAAGGTTATTCTTTTTGAAAAATTATGCCATGGATGTGGAGCTTGTAGAGCAGTGTGTCCTACTATGGCTATTACCGAGAAAGATAGACCCATTGGTAAGATAGAAGTAGGCTATAATGGAGATATGGAATGTCTAGGTGGTACACTTAATGTTACTGAACCAATGGCAGGACCTATTATAAGTAAGCTAAAGAGTATGATAGATGACAAGACTACAATTTTAGATTGTTCTCCTGGTAGTTCATGTAATGTAGTAAAACCTTTATTAGGTGTTGATTATGCAGTATTAGTTACTGAACCTACAGAATTTGGTTTACATGATCTGAAAATTGCAGTAGAATTAGTACGTAAGATGGATATACCTTTTGGAGTCGTTATAAATAGGTTGTCACAAGAAGATAATACCACTTCTAGGTACTTGAAAGATGAAAATATTAATATTGTTGGAACTATTCCTTTTGATAGGAATATTGCAGTTATGTATTCTAAAGGTGAACTTCTGATAAATGATGATAAATATAAAAAGCTGTTCACTGACATAACCCACAACATTGAGGAGGCTATAGGATGCAGCTTGTAA
- a CDS encoding RNA polymerase sigma factor gives MVIDFEEIYKQYFIHVYKYVLSLCRNETIAEEVTQETFFKAMQNINKFNGKCKLYVWLCQIAKNTYFTLYQKQKKIIPDSEISYDTPFDLEKSYLDKETLRNLHNLLHNLKEPYKEIFTLRIFVELPFSQIGELFNKSDSWARLIFYRAKKQLQEGLK, from the coding sequence ATGGTGATTGATTTTGAAGAAATATACAAACAATATTTTATCCATGTATATAAATATGTATTATCTCTATGTAGAAATGAAACAATAGCAGAAGAAGTTACTCAAGAGACTTTTTTTAAAGCCATGCAGAATATTAACAAATTCAATGGTAAATGCAAATTATATGTATGGCTATGCCAAATAGCAAAAAATACATATTTTACTTTATACCAGAAGCAGAAAAAAATTATACCTGATTCAGAAATATCTTATGATACTCCTTTTGATTTAGAGAAAAGCTATCTTGATAAAGAAACCTTAAGAAATTTACACAATTTACTTCATAATCTGAAAGAACCATATAAAGAAATATTTACTTTAAGAATTTTTGTTGAGTTACCATTTTCTCAGATAGGAGAACTATTCAATAAATCAGATAGTTGGGCACGACTTATTTTTTATCGAGCAAAAAAACAATTACAGGAGGGGTTAAAATGA
- a CDS encoding ATP-binding protein, which yields MQLVIISGKGGTGKTTVAASFAYLSENSIKCDCDVDASNLHIVLGGEDIKSEPYLGAKVAHVDKDKCTLCRACEDMCRYDAIKDGVVAELKCEGCAACTVVCPNNAITMEDEVTGDTIITKSSTGILSRAQMIVGAEGSGKLVTDVRKNALDYGTKDDFYLLDGTPGVGCAVLASVTGCDMALMIVEPSQSGLNDFKRVLSVVEYFEIKPLVCINKYDINEDVTADIVDFCKDKNIDLIGKIPFDSTVEKSINELKPIVVYDDSIAGKEIKKIWKTVNSYL from the coding sequence ATGCAGCTTGTAATAATAAGTGGAAAAGGTGGAACTGGTAAAACTACTGTTGCAGCATCATTTGCCTATCTTAGTGAAAACAGTATAAAATGTGATTGTGATGTGGATGCTTCTAATCTTCATATTGTATTAGGCGGCGAAGATATTAAAAGTGAACCATATTTAGGTGCTAAGGTAGCACATGTTGATAAGGATAAGTGTACTCTATGTAGAGCTTGTGAAGATATGTGTAGATATGACGCTATAAAAGATGGTGTAGTCGCTGAACTAAAATGTGAAGGATGTGCAGCATGTACAGTAGTATGTCCTAATAATGCAATTACTATGGAAGATGAAGTTACAGGTGATACTATTATAACTAAATCAAGTACAGGTATATTGTCAAGAGCTCAAATGATTGTAGGTGCTGAAGGTTCAGGTAAACTTGTAACTGACGTCAGGAAAAATGCACTTGATTACGGCACTAAAGATGATTTCTATTTATTAGATGGTACTCCAGGAGTTGGATGTGCTGTATTGGCATCAGTAACTGGTTGTGATATGGCTTTGATGATAGTTGAACCAAGTCAATCAGGACTTAATGATTTCAAGAGAGTACTTTCGGTAGTAGAATATTTTGAGATCAAACCATTAGTATGTATTAATAAATATGATATTAATGAAGATGTAACAGCTGACATAGTTGATTTCTGTAAGGATAAAAACATTGACTTGATTGGAAAGATACCATTTGATTCAACAGTTGAAAAATCAATAAACGAATTAAAACCTATTGTTGTATATGATGATAGTATAGCAGGAAAAGAAATCAAAAAAATATGGAAAACAGTAAATAGTTATTTATAA
- a CDS encoding NifB/NifX family molybdenum-iron cluster-binding protein, with amino-acid sequence MKICISSTVDNINGMTDGRFGRCPFYAIYDDATKEYEFVANDGAKEAQGAGLKAAQQVVDNGVEVVITGNVGPNAMRVLESGNIKIYKILGDKVKEQVDYYNEGKLISISKPGASHMGIR; translated from the coding sequence ATGAAAATATGTATATCAAGTACAGTAGACAATATTAACGGTATGACAGATGGCAGGTTTGGAAGATGTCCATTCTATGCAATCTATGATGACGCTACTAAAGAATATGAATTTGTAGCTAATGATGGAGCTAAGGAAGCTCAAGGTGCAGGATTAAAAGCTGCGCAACAAGTAGTTGATAACGGTGTAGAAGTTGTCATAACAGGTAATGTAGGACCTAACGCCATGAGAGTGCTGGAATCAGGTAATATTAAGATATATAAAATATTAGGAGATAAAGTAAAAGAACAAGTAGATTACTATAATGAAGGTAAATTAATTAGTATCAGTAAACCAGGTGCATCACATATGGGTATCAGATAA